One region of Oryza sativa Japonica Group chromosome 5, ASM3414082v1 genomic DNA includes:
- the LOC4339770 gene encoding protein PARTING DANCERS homolog — MERSTHSTGWTCLPPPPPEPAAPGRGVCAMSTSWRDKQQPSLINFIAAFLAANSYRLNFLSISPDFIFNNGELSVAFIFETNWDCQNEGAVFSRVNMLKRQLKHLYVVVAVPTKEQNESFNRSYHKYGMKLGFPTFVPVTDPEMGFEKIVKIAHALGVCKQQDIISRLKNEREQAVQCTDSFLRVLTSIPGIDNHDANALAQAIGSIEAIAKASKKFILENTDLSTDKAETIVRFFRDPQYYLSPKIN, encoded by the exons ATGGAGCGCTCCACCCACTCCACCGGCTGGACCtgcctcccaccgccgccgcccgaacccgCTGCTCCAG GTCGTGGAGTATGCGCAATGAGCACTTCATGGAGGGATAAACAACAGCCAAGCCTCATCAACTTTATTGCTGCATTCTTAGCTGCAAACTCATACCGCCTAAACTTCCTGTCAATATCTCCT GACTTTATATTCAACAATGGGGAGCTATCTGTTGCATTTATCTTTGAGACAAACTGGGATTGTCAAAATGAAGGTGCTGTCTTTAGCAG GGTGAATATGCTGAAGAGGCAGTTAAAACATCTATATGTTGTTGTTGCTGTTCCTACAAAAGAGCAAAACGAATCATTTAATCGATCATATCACAA GTATGGTATGAAGCTTGGCTTTCCTACGTTTGTGCCTGTTACTGATCCGGAGATGGGGTTCGAGAAAATCGTGAAGATAGCTCATGCACTTGGAG TATGCAAGCAGCAAGACATTATCTCAAGACTGAAGAATGAG CGGGAGCAAGCAGTTCAGTGCACTGATTCCTTTCTACGTGTGCTCACCTCTATTCCTGGTATTGACAATCATGACGCCAATGCG CTTGCCCAAGCTATTGGGTCTATTGAAGCAATTGCAAAAGCATCCAAGAAATTTATTCTAGAAAACACTGACCTTTCCACGGATAAGGCAGAGACAATTGTCAGGTTCTTCAGAGATCCGCAGTACTACTTAAGCCCTAAAATTAACTAG
- the LOC9268325 gene encoding probable inactive receptor kinase At2g26730 codes for MPMAALRLLLLALAVACCAVAEPPQQERSALRAFLAGTPHERALAWNASTPACAWVGVTCDAANATVVALRLPGVGLIGRVPQGTLGALRGLRVLSLRSNRLFGDVPGDLFSLPDLRSLFLQGNLFSGSVPPDVAKLTALQHLALSHNNLTGAIPFALNGLANLRSLRLDGNRFSGSLPSLTLPLLEDFNVSYNQLNGSIPASLARFPPESFAGNLQLCGKPLSRPCEPFFPSPAGAPTPTDGRGSGGGSVPVSEKKKKKLSGAAVAAIAVGGGAAALLALVLLVVCTAASRRRAANGEVGKTAAARGLTPPSTASGELGEVTSSTSKEIALAAAAATAERSRLVFVGKGAAYSFDLEELLRASAEVLGKGSVGTSYKAVLEEGATVVVKRLKEVAASRREFSAHLDSLGKVDHRNLLPVRGYYFSKDEKLLVCDYLPAGSLSATLHGSRGTGRRTMDWDARMRAALSAARGVAHLHAAHSLAHGNLKSSNLLLRPDPDATALSDYCLHQLFAPLSARPNAGGYRAPELVDARRPTFKSDVYSLGVLFLELLTGKSPGNASVDGDGAVDLPRWVQSVVREEWTAEVFDVELVRLGGSAEEEMVALLQVAMACVATAPDARPDTADVVKMIEEIGSGHGRTTTEESEDRSRGTPPAGTTP; via the exons ATGCCCATggccgcgctccgcctcctgcttctcgcgctcgccgtcgcctgctGCGCCGTTGCCGAGCCGCCGCAGCAGGAGCGCTCGGCTCTGCGTGCCTTCCTCGCCGGCACGCCGCACGAGCGGGCGCTCGCCTGGAACGCCTCCACGCCCGCCTGCGCCTGGGTGGGCGTCACCTGCGATGCCGCCAacgccaccgtcgtcgcgcTCCGCCTCCCCGGCGTCGGCCTCATCGGCCGCGTCCCGCAGGGCACTCTCGGCGCGCTCCGCGGCCTCCGGGTGCTCTCCCTCCGATCCAACCGCCTCTTCGGCGACGTCCCCGGCgacctcttctccctccccgacCTCCGCTCCCTCTTCCTCCAGGGCAACCTCTTCTCCGGCTCCGTCCCGCCCGACGTCGCCAAGCTCACGGCGCTCCAGCACCTCGCGCTCTCGCACAACAACCTCACCGGCGCCATCCCCTTCGCGCTCAACGGCCTCGCCAACCTCCGCTCGCTCCGCCTGGACGGCAACCGCTTCTCCGGCAGCCTCCCGAGCTTGACTCTCCCGCTCCTCGAGGACTTCAACGTCTCCTACAACCAGCTCAACGGCTCCATCCCCGCCTCGCTCGCGCGCTTCCCGCCTGAGTCCTTTGCCGGCAACCTCCAGCTCTGCGGCAAGCCCCTGAGCCGCCCATGCGAGCCCTTCTTCCCGTCTCCTGCTggcgcgccgacgccgacggatGGACGAGGCAGCGGAGGCGGTTCCGTGCCAGTGtccgagaagaagaagaagaagctgtccggcgcggcggtcgcggccattGCCgtgggcggcggggcggcggcactGCTGGCCCTGGTGCTACTCGTGGTCTGCACCGCGGCCTCCCGGCGCCGCGCGGCGAACGGCGAGGTCGGGAaaacagcggcggcgaggggcctgacgccgccgtcgacggcgtcggGGGAGCTGGGCGAGGTGACGTCGTCGACGTCGAAGGAGATcgctctggcggcggcggcggcgacggcggagaggagcCGGCTGGTGTTCGTGGGGAAGGGGGCGGCGTACAGCTTCGACCTGGAGGAGCTCCTGCGGGCGTCGGCGGAGGTGCTGGGGAAGGGGAGCGTGGGGACGTCGTACAAGGCGGTGCTGGAGGAGGGCGCCACGGTGGTGGTGAAGCGCCTCaaggaggtggcggcgtcgcggcgagaATTCTCGGCGCACCTCGACTCGCTGGGCAAGGTGGACCACCGCAACCTCCTCCCCGTCCGAGGCTACTACTTCTCCAAGGACGAGAAGCTCCTCGTCTGCGACTACCTCCCCGCCGGCAGCCTCTCCGCCACGCTCCACG GGAGCCGGGGCACCGGGAGGAGGACGATGGACTGGGACGCGCGGATGCGCGCCGCGCTGTCGGccgcgcgcggcgtggcgcaCTTGCACGCCGCGCACAGCCTCGCCCACGGCAACCTCAAGTCGTCCAACCTCCTGCTCCGCCCGGACCCCGACGCCACCGCGCTCTCCGACTACTGCCTCCACCAGCTCTTCGCCCCGCTGTCGGCGCGCCCCAACGCCGGCGGGTACCGGGCGCCGGAGCTGGTGGACGCGCGGCGGCCGACGTTCAAGTCCGACGTGTACTCGCTGGGGGTGCTGTTCCTGGAGCTCCTCACCGGCAAGTCACCCGGGAACGCGTCCGTGGACGGCGACGGAGCGGTGGACCTCCCGCGGTGGGTGCAGTCGGTGGTGCGGGAGGAGTGGACCGCGGAGGTGTTCGACGTGGAGCTGGTGCGGCTCGGCGGGagcgcggaggaggagatggtggcgctgCTGCAGGTGGCCATGGCGTGCGTCGCCACCGCGCCGGACGCCCGCCCGGACACCGCCGACGTGGTCAAGATGATAGAGGAGATCGGCAGCGGCCACGGGCGGACAACGACGGAGGAGAGCGAGGACCGGTCGAGGGGGACGCCGCCGGCAGGCACGACGCCGTGA
- the LOC136356702 gene encoding uncharacterized protein — MAVAYTSDHRHHHHHHDVVGRLSSLVALCGRGLSRVSRRLLLLDRRCYGGGRSAPAKQDGGGGEAIWQRTILMGERCQPLDFDGAVHYDSFGRRMAAPRSASSLSSCCSSDSLGAATSEASYITSTSTCDDGVL, encoded by the coding sequence ATGGCCGTCGCCTACACTAGTGACCaccggcaccaccaccaccaccacgacgtcgTGGGCAGGCTGAGCAGCCTCGTCGCCTTGTGCGGCCGCGGCCTCTCGCGcgtcagccgccgcctcctcctcctcgaccgcCGCTGCTACGGTGGCGGGAGGTCCGCGCCGGCCAagcaggacggcggcggcggcgaggccatctGGCAGCGGACGATCCTGATGGGGGAGCGGTGCCAGCCACTGGACTTCGACGGCGCCGTCCACTACGACAGCTTCGGCCGCCGCATGGCCGCCCCGCgatccgcctcctccctctcctcctgctgctcctccgatagcctcggcgccgccacctccgagGCAAGCTAcatcacctccacctccacttgTGACGATGGCGTACTCTGA